In Legionella beliardensis, the following are encoded in one genomic region:
- the ettA gene encoding energy-dependent translational throttle protein EttA: protein MSQYIYTMNRVSKVVDNQRVILKDISLSFYPGAKIGVLGLNGSGKSTLLRIMAGIDQQFNGEARPQPGIKIGYLAQEPKLDATKNVREVVEEGVAEIKNKLKEFDEISMRFAEPMSEDEMTALLEKQGQLQTEIEACDAWDLDRRLDIAADALRLPDWDAKISHLSGGELRRVALCRLLLSNPDMLLLDEPTNHLDAESVAWLERYLEEFPGTVVAVTHDRYFLDNAAEWILELDRGEGIPYKGNYTSWLEQKENRLAIEEKQQAAHQRAIKAELEWVRTSPKGRHAKNKDRLARFEEMRSKEFQKRNETNEIYIPPGERLGDLVIEATHLRKAFGDRLLIDDLSFQLPKGGVLGIIGPNGAGKSTFLKLLTGQETPDSGDIRLGETVDLAYVNQTRDHLDDTKTVWEEISDAQDIIQVGSFQMPSRAYVSRFNFKGADQQKKMSQLSGGERNRVHLAKLLKRGANVLLLDEPSNDLDVETLRALEEALLNFPGCVIVVSHDRWFLDRICTHLMAFEGDSQVTFMEGNYSEYEADRKKRLGDDANRPSRIKYRRLSA from the coding sequence ATGTCGCAATATATTTACACTATGAACCGCGTAAGCAAGGTGGTTGATAATCAGCGGGTAATTCTTAAAGATATTTCTTTAAGCTTTTATCCAGGTGCTAAGATTGGCGTATTAGGCTTAAATGGCTCTGGTAAATCTACATTATTACGAATAATGGCCGGTATTGATCAACAATTTAATGGCGAGGCAAGACCACAGCCCGGTATTAAAATTGGCTATCTTGCGCAGGAACCAAAATTAGATGCTACTAAAAACGTTCGCGAAGTGGTTGAAGAGGGCGTTGCTGAAATAAAAAATAAATTAAAAGAATTTGATGAAATTAGTATGCGTTTTGCCGAGCCTATGAGCGAGGATGAAATGACGGCATTACTTGAGAAACAAGGGCAGTTACAAACTGAAATTGAAGCATGTGACGCCTGGGATTTAGATCGCAGGTTAGATATTGCGGCAGATGCGCTGCGCCTACCTGATTGGGACGCTAAAATCAGTCATCTCTCAGGTGGAGAATTGCGTCGAGTGGCTTTGTGTCGATTGCTCTTATCTAATCCAGATATGTTATTACTCGACGAGCCTACTAACCATTTAGACGCTGAAAGTGTAGCTTGGCTTGAACGTTATCTTGAAGAATTTCCTGGCACCGTCGTGGCGGTAACCCATGATCGCTATTTTCTTGATAATGCGGCTGAGTGGATACTTGAGTTAGATAGAGGTGAAGGCATTCCTTATAAGGGTAACTATACGTCCTGGCTTGAGCAAAAAGAAAATCGCCTAGCTATAGAAGAAAAGCAACAAGCAGCTCACCAACGAGCCATAAAAGCAGAATTAGAATGGGTTCGTACCTCACCTAAAGGTCGACATGCTAAAAATAAAGATCGTCTAGCACGCTTTGAAGAAATGCGTTCAAAAGAATTTCAAAAAAGAAATGAAACCAATGAGATTTATATTCCACCAGGCGAGCGTTTAGGTGATTTAGTGATTGAAGCCACTCATCTTCGTAAGGCGTTTGGTGATCGTTTGTTGATTGATGATTTAAGTTTTCAACTACCTAAAGGTGGTGTGTTAGGTATAATTGGGCCTAATGGTGCTGGAAAGTCTACGTTTCTTAAATTATTAACTGGCCAAGAAACGCCTGATAGTGGTGACATTCGTCTAGGAGAGACTGTTGATTTAGCTTATGTTAATCAAACGCGTGATCATCTAGATGATACTAAAACGGTATGGGAAGAAATATCAGACGCGCAAGATATTATTCAAGTAGGCTCATTTCAAATGCCATCTCGTGCTTATGTTAGTCGTTTTAATTTTAAAGGCGCTGATCAACAAAAGAAAATGTCACAACTTTCTGGTGGTGAGCGCAATCGCGTGCATTTGGCAAAACTTCTTAAACGTGGGGCCAATGTCTTATTGCTTGACGAGCCCAGTAATGATCTCGACGTAGAAACACTTCGCGCTCTAGAAGAGGCTCTATTAAATTTTCCTGGGTGTGTTATTGTTGTTTCTCATGATCGGTGGTTTTTAGATAGAATATGTACCCACTTAATGGCTTTTGAAGGCGATTCACAAGTAACATTCATGGAAGGTAATTACAGTGAGTATGAGGCGGATAGAAAAAAACGCCTAGGTGATGATGCTAATCGACCTTCAAGAATTAAATATCGTCGGTTAAGCGCCTAA
- the tdh gene encoding L-threonine 3-dehydrogenase — MKSLVKAKREPGIWMQDVPVPDYGVNDVLIKIHKTAICGTDIHIYSWDDWAQATIPVPMTVGHEFYGEIVALGREVRGLEIGQRVSGEGHLTCGMCRNCRAGKRHLCRNTLGVGVNRPGCFGEYLAIPASNVLALPDNITGEQAAILDPFGNATHCALAFDVVGEDVLITGAGPIGIMAVAIVKHIGARHVVITDVNDHRLELARQMGATRAINVKYQNIADVVKELGMLEGFDVGLEMSGNPIALNDMVKAMNHGGHVALLGIPPQETSIDWNQVIFKGLTIKGIYGREMFETWYKMIAMLQSGLDISPVITHRFHVDDYQNAFQIMASGQSGKVILDWT; from the coding sequence ATGAAATCATTAGTCAAAGCTAAACGTGAACCTGGAATTTGGATGCAGGATGTGCCGGTTCCTGACTATGGCGTTAATGATGTTTTAATTAAAATTCATAAAACTGCTATTTGTGGTACAGATATTCATATCTACTCGTGGGATGATTGGGCACAAGCGACTATTCCTGTGCCAATGACTGTCGGGCATGAATTTTATGGTGAAATTGTGGCACTTGGCCGCGAGGTAAGGGGCTTAGAAATAGGACAGCGTGTTTCTGGCGAAGGCCATCTTACCTGTGGCATGTGTAGAAATTGCCGTGCTGGTAAGCGTCATTTGTGTCGCAATACACTTGGCGTTGGTGTAAATCGTCCGGGTTGTTTTGGTGAATATTTGGCGATACCGGCAAGTAATGTTCTAGCGCTACCTGATAATATAACTGGTGAGCAAGCCGCTATTCTTGATCCATTCGGTAATGCGACCCATTGCGCATTAGCTTTTGATGTCGTGGGTGAAGATGTATTAATCACAGGAGCAGGTCCAATTGGTATTATGGCAGTAGCTATCGTCAAACACATTGGCGCACGTCATGTAGTTATCACTGATGTAAATGATCATCGTTTAGAGTTAGCGCGTCAAATGGGTGCTACCCGCGCTATTAATGTAAAATATCAAAACATAGCAGATGTGGTTAAAGAATTAGGCATGCTAGAAGGATTTGACGTAGGCCTTGAAATGTCAGGCAATCCTATCGCATTAAATGACATGGTCAAAGCGATGAACCATGGCGGCCATGTTGCGCTCTTAGGAATCCCACCACAGGAAACATCGATTGACTGGAATCAAGTCATCTTTAAAGGATTAACTATTAAAGGAATTTATGGGCGAGAAATGTTTGAAACCTGGTATAAAATGATTGCCATGTTGCAAAGTGGTTTAGACATATCACCCGTTATTACCCATCGATTTCATGTTGACGACTATCAAAATGCTTTTCAAATTATGGCCTCTGGCCAATCCGGTAAAGTGATACTTGATTGGACATAA
- a CDS encoding glycine C-acetyltransferase gives MQERFLDHLHSELEVIKSEGLYKSERVIASQQQAQVQVQNEEVINLCANNYLGLANHPDLIRAGQKALEEYGYGMASVRFICGTQTPHKQLEKKISHFLGKDDTILYSSCFDANTGLFETLLGPEDAIISDALNHASIIDGVRLCKAARFRYANNDMRDLETQLIAAKDARFRLIATDGVFSMDGIIANLPAICELADKYDAMVMVDDSHAVGFMGDTGRGTPEYCGVAERIDILTGTLGKALGGASGGYTASHAVLVDWLRQRSRPYLFSNTLAPMIAQTSIEVLNLLENSNELLVKLKRNSQYFRKGMTDLGFNLIPGEHPIIPVMLEDASLAAKMAELLLQEGVYVVSFSYPVVPKGKARIRTQMSAAHEIKHLDQALAAFSKVGKLLNIIK, from the coding sequence ATGCAAGAGCGATTTCTTGACCATTTGCACAGTGAGTTAGAAGTTATTAAAAGTGAAGGGCTTTATAAATCAGAGCGAGTTATTGCTAGTCAACAGCAGGCTCAAGTACAAGTACAAAACGAAGAAGTCATTAATTTATGTGCTAATAATTACTTAGGTTTAGCAAATCATCCCGATTTAATTCGTGCAGGTCAAAAGGCATTAGAAGAATATGGTTATGGTATGGCATCAGTGCGCTTTATTTGTGGGACACAGACGCCTCATAAACAATTAGAAAAGAAGATTAGCCATTTTCTTGGTAAAGACGATACCATTCTTTATTCTTCTTGTTTTGATGCGAATACTGGCTTATTTGAAACACTATTAGGGCCTGAGGATGCAATTATCAGTGATGCCTTAAATCATGCCAGTATTATTGATGGCGTGCGCTTATGTAAAGCGGCTCGTTTTCGCTATGCTAATAATGATATGCGTGATCTCGAAACTCAATTAATTGCAGCCAAAGACGCTCGTTTTCGCTTAATTGCAACAGATGGTGTTTTCTCGATGGATGGTATTATCGCTAATCTACCTGCAATTTGTGAATTAGCTGATAAATATGATGCTATGGTTATGGTTGATGATTCTCATGCGGTAGGCTTTATGGGCGACACAGGTCGCGGTACTCCTGAGTATTGTGGCGTTGCAGAAAGAATCGATATTCTAACTGGTACGCTAGGTAAAGCCCTAGGCGGGGCATCGGGTGGTTATACAGCAAGTCATGCGGTCCTTGTCGACTGGCTTCGCCAACGGTCACGACCTTATTTGTTTTCTAATACGTTAGCGCCGATGATTGCGCAAACATCCATTGAAGTACTTAATTTATTAGAAAATTCGAATGAATTATTAGTAAAGCTTAAACGCAATAGTCAGTATTTTCGCAAGGGCATGACTGACCTTGGATTTAATTTAATTCCAGGAGAGCATCCTATTATTCCTGTAATGCTTGAAGATGCAAGTCTTGCAGCAAAGATGGCTGAGCTTTTACTACAAGAAGGTGTGTATGTGGTTAGTTTTTCTTACCCTGTTGTGCCTAAGGGTAAAGCTCGTATTCGCACTCAAATGTCAGCAGCCCATGAAATAAAACATTTAGACCAAGCGTTAGCAGCATTCTCCAAGGTAGGAAAGTTACTTAATATTATTAAGTAA
- a CDS encoding protein-L-isoaspartate O-methyltransferase family protein: MISQNARINMIKQQLRTGDVLNENILALYDKFPRDEFVPRAMQRFAYSDMQIPLDHDQRMMTPLEEGLILGALNLQKNEVILEVGTGTGYFTALLSSLAQKVISIDYFQDFTNMAAGNLKKHHCNNVELITGDACNGWLDKAPYDVIVMTGAIDSITDTLRLQILPGGRIFAIIGKEPVMQAMLFTLGLDGRWTEELIFETCIPPLINKLKPKEFIF; this comes from the coding sequence ATGATTAGTCAAAATGCACGCATTAATATGATTAAGCAGCAGCTTAGAACAGGCGACGTTCTTAATGAGAATATATTAGCCTTGTATGATAAATTTCCTCGCGATGAATTTGTTCCTAGAGCAATGCAGCGATTTGCTTACTCTGATATGCAAATTCCACTTGATCATGACCAACGAATGATGACTCCTTTAGAAGAAGGACTCATTTTAGGGGCACTAAATTTACAAAAAAATGAAGTTATTTTAGAGGTAGGTACTGGAACAGGTTATTTCACCGCTTTGCTAAGTAGTCTCGCTCAGAAAGTAATTAGTATTGATTATTTTCAAGACTTCACTAATATGGCTGCTGGCAATTTAAAAAAACATCATTGCAATAACGTTGAATTAATTACAGGTGACGCTTGTAATGGTTGGCTTGATAAAGCGCCTTATGATGTTATTGTTATGACGGGCGCAATCGATTCTATTACTGATACCTTACGTCTACAAATTTTACCAGGCGGTAGAATCTTTGCAATTATTGGTAAAGAACCTGTTATGCAAGCTATGCTGTTTACTTTAGGATTAGATGGTAGATGGACTGAAGAGTTAATATTTGAAACCTGCATTCCACCTTTGATTAACAAGTTAAAGCCTAAAGAATTTATTTTCTAG
- a CDS encoding TolC family outer membrane protein, which yields MKKMLFLLFAICFAGQSHATDLMDIYQQALENDPFFKEAYSTYMSTSESIPIARSALYPQVNVNALVSRNIQDIRSTNLAIEQTYNSNQWQISASQPVFNFQAWALVQQAKASVKAAQATFNNAAQDLILRTARAYFEVLLARDTLIFAEAKQRANRRQLEQAEERFRVGLDAITSVYEARAAFDQSVAEVITARNNLVNQSENLRKLTNHVYEYLAPLRDSRIPLIRPEPNNVNEWVDTGLKQNYNYYAAKYSLQAARENIRVQAGGGWPTLAIQANSTQTHNNINGAGNFFAPSRQTSSNIALALNFPVLQGGLVTAQTRQAQFDFQSASERLERAYRDVVVNSRIAFNTITDGISKVRADRQTVISQQRSLESTEAQFQVGTRTMVDVVNAQQRLFEAQRQLAADQYNLINAGLNLKYLAGTLNVNDLEEINSWLITTRINRFPPPLPRRGKIKSKRIIHKVSHTKVIKAK from the coding sequence ATGAAAAAAATGCTGTTTCTGCTATTTGCTATTTGCTTCGCTGGTCAATCGCATGCAACAGACTTAATGGATATCTATCAACAAGCCTTAGAAAATGATCCATTTTTTAAAGAAGCTTACAGCACCTATATGTCAACCAGCGAATCCATTCCCATTGCGCGCTCTGCGCTTTATCCGCAGGTTAATGTGAATGCATTAGTTAGCAGAAATATACAGGATATTCGCTCAACTAATCTTGCTATTGAACAAACTTACAACAGCAACCAATGGCAAATTAGTGCCTCGCAACCTGTATTTAACTTTCAAGCCTGGGCTTTAGTACAGCAGGCCAAAGCGTCAGTAAAAGCGGCACAAGCAACCTTTAACAATGCAGCTCAAGACCTTATTTTACGCACTGCTAGAGCCTATTTCGAAGTATTATTAGCTAGAGATACATTAATTTTTGCCGAAGCAAAGCAGCGTGCTAATAGGCGTCAGCTCGAGCAAGCAGAAGAGCGGTTTCGTGTGGGTTTAGATGCTATTACTTCTGTTTATGAAGCACGCGCAGCCTTTGATCAATCAGTTGCTGAAGTAATTACTGCACGTAATAATTTAGTTAATCAAAGTGAAAATTTACGTAAATTAACCAATCATGTTTATGAGTATTTAGCACCATTAAGAGATAGTCGCATTCCTCTTATTCGGCCTGAGCCAAACAATGTTAATGAATGGGTCGATACGGGGCTTAAACAAAATTATAATTACTACGCTGCTAAATATAGCCTGCAAGCCGCACGCGAAAATATTCGTGTACAAGCAGGTGGTGGTTGGCCTACTTTAGCTATTCAAGCGAATAGTACTCAAACCCATAATAATATTAATGGTGCTGGTAACTTTTTTGCACCTTCTCGCCAAACATCATCAAATATTGCCCTGGCTTTAAATTTTCCCGTGTTACAAGGCGGATTAGTTACCGCACAAACCAGACAAGCCCAATTTGATTTTCAATCTGCCAGTGAACGCTTAGAGCGAGCTTACCGGGATGTGGTTGTTAATAGCCGTATTGCTTTTAATACAATTACCGATGGTATCAGTAAAGTTAGAGCAGATAGACAAACTGTCATTTCGCAGCAACGTTCACTTGAAAGTACAGAAGCGCAATTTCAAGTAGGAACTCGAACGATGGTTGATGTTGTTAATGCCCAGCAACGATTATTTGAAGCACAACGGCAATTAGCAGCAGATCAATACAATTTAATTAATGCCGGGCTCAATCTTAAGTATCTAGCAGGCACACTCAATGTGAATGATCTTGAAGAAATAAATTCTTGGTTGATTACTACCCGTATCAATCGCTTTCCTCCTCCGTTGCCTCGTAGAGGTAAAATAAAAAGTAAGCGAATCATCCACAAGGTAAGTCATACTAAAGTAATAAAAGCCAAGTAG
- the ttcA gene encoding tRNA 2-thiocytidine(32) synthetase TtcA, giving the protein MAFNPTAIEKKLLHYTGKAIADFNMIQRGDRVMVCLSGGKDSFTLLTLLHLLKQRSNHKFELFSFTLDQAQPGWDDSKVHAWLQNKKIPYEILTRDTYSIVKEKIPEGKTYCSLCSRLRRGIIYRYAEEHGFNKIALGHHRDDLIRTLMMSILYNGDIRSMPPKLLSDNKKHLVIRPLCYVQERDIITYASEQSYPIIPCTLCGSQENLARKKIGKLIDELAKDNPKIPSNILHALQSVKPSQLMDQDLWQFKNLEKQLIINNNSTADAIFLDEEIDVLES; this is encoded by the coding sequence ATGGCATTTAATCCAACAGCTATCGAAAAGAAATTACTGCATTATACAGGCAAAGCGATTGCTGATTTTAATATGATACAGCGTGGCGACCGCGTTATGGTTTGTTTATCTGGTGGTAAAGATTCGTTTACTTTATTAACTTTATTGCATTTACTAAAGCAGCGCTCTAATCATAAATTCGAGTTATTTTCTTTTACGCTAGATCAGGCTCAGCCAGGTTGGGACGACAGCAAGGTTCATGCTTGGCTACAAAATAAAAAAATCCCTTATGAAATTTTAACACGCGATACCTATAGTATTGTTAAAGAAAAAATCCCCGAAGGAAAAACTTATTGTTCGCTATGCTCACGCTTACGCCGAGGTATTATTTATCGTTATGCAGAAGAACATGGTTTTAATAAAATTGCTCTAGGACATCATCGTGATGATCTAATCCGCACATTAATGATGTCCATTCTGTATAATGGCGATATTCGCTCAATGCCACCAAAGCTACTCAGTGATAATAAAAAGCACCTAGTTATTCGCCCATTATGCTATGTGCAAGAGCGTGATATTATTACCTATGCCAGTGAGCAGAGTTATCCAATTATTCCATGTACTTTATGTGGCTCTCAGGAGAACTTAGCACGTAAGAAAATTGGTAAATTAATTGATGAACTTGCAAAAGACAACCCTAAAATTCCAAGTAATATTTTACATGCTTTGCAAAGTGTTAAACCGAGTCAATTGATGGATCAGGATTTATGGCAATTTAAAAATCTGGAAAAACAGTTAATTATTAATAATAATTCCACAGCTGATGCTATTTTTCTAGATGAAGAAATTGATGTATTAGAGTCCTAA
- a CDS encoding bifunctional SulP family inorganic anion transporter/carbonic anhydrase — protein sequence MNDAVLTTFRRAKIYQQRHLKFDFVAAIVVFLVAIPLCLGIALASGAPLFSGIVSGIVGGIVVGILSGSQVSVSGPAAGMAAVVLAALTQLGDFHTFLLALVLAGVFQALVGVLRAGFIVEYVPSNVVQGLLCAIGILLIIKQIPLAFTLSSDLKQLQAHLLETTEGLTFSPLYEFSQHINMGAAIISFISFAILIYFEKTKLKILQGIPAPIIVVIAGIVINEIFLNSGSFLAQNNPHLVNIPKNDGFIDFFSQFQAPNWAAWTNPKVYLYALIMAIVASLESLLNVKASEKLDHKRRTASKDQELLAQGTGNFISGLLGGLPITSVIVRTSVNIQAGAKTKVATVLHGLLLFLAVLLIPGWLNKIPLSSLAAILIFTGYKLTKPAIYKSLYNQGLDRFIPFIATVISIVVFNLLAGILIGLGISLFYILKTNSQARLDILKEVYPTGITNRLVLPQQITFLNKASLVAELDSIPNNSQLIIDARYTHYIDKEIVELIKEFQQEQAPHKQISLNLIGFKEHYDIHNYIDFITVTTYDIQATLTPVEVLTLLKEGNQRFLNDTHIHRSSKIDIKYTAQTQHPMAVVLGCIDSRVPVETIFDMSFGDLFCIRVAGNVVNDDVLASIEYACHVVGAKLIVVLGHTRCGAIQAACDGVEKGHITQLLAKIKPAINAELEIKENRTSKNTKFIANVTALNIANTMHQIYQDSEIIKLMIEQESIGMVGAIYDVESGKVHFEDYSNYIAHLGKANDETLVHKTRPIIEQAKEFNTADLGK from the coding sequence ATGAACGATGCTGTGCTAACAACCTTTCGTAGAGCTAAAATTTATCAACAGCGGCATTTAAAGTTTGATTTTGTCGCGGCAATAGTCGTTTTTTTAGTGGCGATTCCACTTTGTTTAGGGATTGCACTTGCTTCAGGCGCGCCGCTATTTTCAGGTATTGTCAGCGGTATTGTCGGCGGCATTGTTGTAGGCATCTTAAGTGGCTCGCAGGTAAGCGTCAGCGGCCCTGCTGCAGGCATGGCCGCTGTTGTCTTAGCAGCACTTACGCAACTAGGTGATTTTCATACTTTTCTCTTAGCATTAGTGCTAGCCGGTGTTTTTCAAGCGCTTGTTGGTGTATTGCGTGCAGGATTTATTGTTGAGTATGTGCCTTCAAATGTGGTACAAGGCCTACTGTGTGCTATCGGTATTTTATTGATTATAAAACAAATTCCTCTAGCATTTACGCTCTCTTCTGATCTTAAACAATTACAAGCACATTTGTTAGAAACCACCGAAGGCCTGACATTTAGCCCGTTGTATGAATTTTCACAGCATATTAATATGGGCGCTGCCATCATTTCTTTTATTTCATTTGCTATTTTAATTTATTTTGAAAAAACTAAATTAAAAATTTTGCAAGGTATTCCAGCACCTATTATCGTGGTAATCGCAGGTATTGTAATCAATGAAATATTTCTTAACAGTGGTTCATTTCTTGCACAAAACAATCCTCATTTAGTGAATATTCCTAAAAATGACGGATTTATTGACTTTTTCAGTCAGTTTCAGGCACCAAATTGGGCTGCCTGGACAAACCCTAAAGTTTATTTATATGCATTAATTATGGCTATTGTTGCTTCTCTAGAAAGCCTGCTTAACGTCAAAGCATCTGAAAAATTAGATCATAAAAGGCGTACTGCTTCTAAAGATCAAGAGCTACTTGCTCAAGGTACAGGTAACTTTATTTCAGGCTTACTAGGCGGACTACCCATTACGTCAGTCATTGTACGTACGTCTGTTAATATTCAAGCTGGTGCAAAAACCAAAGTAGCAACCGTTTTACACGGCTTATTATTATTTCTTGCGGTCCTTTTAATACCTGGTTGGCTTAATAAAATCCCGCTATCCTCACTCGCTGCTATTTTAATTTTTACAGGTTATAAATTAACTAAGCCTGCAATTTATAAATCATTGTATAATCAAGGCTTAGATAGATTTATTCCCTTTATTGCCACAGTTATTAGTATTGTTGTTTTTAATCTACTTGCCGGTATTTTAATTGGCTTAGGAATAAGCTTATTTTATATTTTAAAAACTAATAGCCAAGCTCGTTTAGATATTCTTAAAGAAGTCTATCCAACTGGTATAACCAATAGACTGGTCTTACCACAGCAAATTACCTTTTTAAACAAAGCCTCTTTAGTGGCTGAGCTTGACTCTATACCGAATAATTCGCAACTTATCATTGATGCGCGTTATACTCACTATATTGATAAAGAAATTGTTGAATTAATTAAAGAATTTCAACAAGAGCAAGCCCCACATAAACAAATCTCTTTAAACTTAATTGGTTTTAAAGAGCATTATGATATACATAATTATATCGATTTTATCACTGTAACAACTTACGATATACAAGCTACCCTCACGCCTGTTGAGGTACTAACGTTACTTAAAGAAGGCAATCAACGTTTCTTAAATGATACACACATCCATCGTAGCTCTAAAATTGATATTAAATACACAGCTCAAACCCAACATCCTATGGCCGTTGTTTTAGGATGCATTGACTCACGCGTCCCTGTAGAAACCATTTTTGATATGAGCTTTGGTGATTTATTTTGTATACGGGTAGCAGGTAACGTCGTAAATGATGATGTGCTGGCAAGCATTGAATATGCTTGTCATGTAGTAGGCGCTAAATTAATTGTGGTATTAGGCCATACGCGTTGCGGTGCTATTCAGGCAGCTTGTGATGGTGTTGAAAAAGGCCATATTACGCAATTATTAGCAAAAATAAAGCCTGCTATTAATGCAGAATTAGAAATCAAAGAAAACCGTACTAGTAAAAATACCAAATTTATCGCCAATGTTACGGCACTCAATATCGCCAATACGATGCATCAAATTTACCAAGATAGTGAAATTATTAAACTCATGATCGAGCAGGAAAGTATTGGTATGGTTGGCGCAATCTATGATGTCGAAAGTGGTAAGGTTCATTTTGAAGATTATTCAAATTACATAGCTCACTTAGGCAAAGCAAATGATGAAACCTTAGTCCATAAAACCCGCCCCATCATAGAACAGGCAAAAGAGTTTAATACAGCAGATTTAGGGAAATAA
- a CDS encoding LysR family transcriptional regulator — protein MNTLGLIQTFCKVAQHCNFTAAAHMLNISAAAVSKQISLLEKELGVALFERTTRRVTLTAIGELYYQEIQKVLLSLEQATNLVAKTKTEPAGVIRVKSARFFAEKIILPRMICFQKRYPQITLDLQIAEQVPHLPAEELDVVFGMSMAVASNSIQKKIGTTRYIFCASPAYLKQAGVPREPADLAHHAYITHSMRKPNDSWTFTNGETVSLKPTLYLNDATAMVDCACRGLGIVVLHSYQVADALKTGELIEILTDYQMPAIPVFIFYHPARFMQPKVKVWVEAMTDNISF, from the coding sequence GTGAATACACTTGGCTTAATACAGACATTTTGTAAAGTAGCTCAGCATTGTAATTTTACAGCAGCAGCTCACATGTTAAATATTTCAGCGGCAGCCGTCAGTAAACAGATTTCTTTATTAGAAAAAGAATTAGGTGTGGCGTTATTTGAGCGCACAACCCGTAGAGTGACGTTGACTGCAATAGGGGAACTTTATTATCAAGAAATACAAAAAGTCTTACTTTCATTAGAACAAGCAACCAACCTGGTTGCTAAAACAAAAACGGAGCCCGCAGGTGTAATTCGCGTTAAAAGTGCCCGGTTTTTTGCAGAAAAAATAATTCTACCCCGTATGATTTGTTTTCAAAAACGCTACCCTCAAATAACCCTTGATTTACAAATTGCTGAGCAAGTACCGCACTTACCGGCTGAAGAGTTAGATGTGGTTTTTGGTATGTCGATGGCTGTGGCTTCTAATTCCATCCAAAAGAAAATTGGCACGACGCGCTATATTTTTTGTGCATCGCCTGCTTATCTTAAACAAGCCGGAGTTCCGCGAGAGCCCGCTGATTTAGCGCATCATGCCTATATCACACACAGCATGCGTAAGCCTAATGATTCTTGGACTTTTACTAATGGCGAAACAGTTTCTTTAAAGCCTACATTATATTTAAATGATGCTACCGCTATGGTTGATTGCGCTTGTCGGGGCTTAGGCATTGTTGTTCTACATTCTTATCAAGTGGCAGATGCCTTAAAAACAGGTGAATTAATAGAAATACTCACCGATTATCAGATGCCAGCTATACCTGTATTTATTTTTTATCATCCAGCACGTTTTATGCAGCCTAAGGTAAAAGTTTGGGTTGAAGCAATGACAGACAATATTTCTTTTTGA